The DNA sequence TGGACCGGCCCGACATCTCCGGGTAGGTCCAGCGGTTCTCGGTGCCGTCCTCCTCGACGATCCACAACGCGAACCGCTCGGCGTTGTCCGGATCGTGGGCGATGACGTCGAACCAGTCGATCGCCCAGTTGAAGTGGTCGAACTCCGGCCAGGCGAAGTCGCGGTACGCCGTGTCGTAGTCCTCGCGGTGCTGCTGCAGGTAGTCCCGCGCCACACGGAACGCGTGGTGGACTTCCGAAGCGCCGTTGCTCACCCTGCTGCCTCCTTGGTCTATTCGCCCGTGAACTCCGGCTTTCGGCGCTCCATGAAGGCCTGCACCGCCTCGCCGAGGTCCTTGCTGGGCAGGAACGCCGAGTTCCACGCCGCGACGTACCGGAGGCCGTCGGCGACCTGGCGCTCGGTGTTCGCCGCCAGTACCTGCTTCGTACCCTGCACCACCAGCGGCGGGTTCGCAGCGATCTCGCCTGCCAGTTCCCGCGCGGCCTTCAGCAGCGCGTCCTGGTCCGGGTAGACGTCGTTGACGAGGCCGATCTTCTCGGCGCGGGCGGCGTCGATGTCCTTGCCGGTCAGCGCCAGCTCGCGGACGTGGCCCTCGCCGATGATCGGGGCGAGCCGCTGGAGGCTGCCGATGTCGGCGACGATGGCGACGCGCACCTCGCGGACGCTGAACTTGGCGTCCGCGCTGGCCAGCCGGATGTCCGCCGCGGTGACGACGTCGACGCCGCCGCCGATGCACCACCCGGAGACGGCCGCGATGACCGGTTTGCGGCATTCGGCGATGGAGCTGACGGCGGCCTGCAGCCGCCGGACCTCGGTGTGGAACTCGCTGCGCGGGCCGGCGAGCGCGTCGCCCGCCAGCAGCGGCGCCCAGCCGCCCATCATCGCCGGCAGGTCGAGGCCGTAGGAGAAGTGTGCCCCGCTGCCGGTCAGCACCACGGCCCTGACCTGCGGGTCCGCGTCGAGGGCCCCCATCACCAGCGGCAGCTCGCGCCAGAAGTCCGGGCCCATCGCGTTGCCCTTCGAAGGGCCGAGGAGCGTCACTTCGGCGACGTGGCCTTCGATGTCGACCTTGAGGGAGACGAGGCCGGGCAGATTGTCAGCGGTAGCGGTCATGAGGTCATCTTCACCCATGCCCGCGACCACCCGCCATTGGCACGGTGTCAATTGAACTGTGATCCTCGGCGGCCCGCCGCTGTGCCAACGTGGTCAGGGGATGCTTTCCTGGAGGAAGGTGACCACGACGCGGGGAGGACGGTGGGACATGAGCCCGGCCAGCAGCGCGACCCTGATCGAGCCGGAGCCCCCGGCCCCGCCCGCGCGGCGAGCGTCGCGGCCGATCGAGCTGACCGGCTCGTTCGACCACGAGGGGCACCGCCTCTGGTACACCGAGTTCGGCAGCGGCGACAAGGTCGTCGTCCTGACCCACGGCATCATGCTCACCCGCCGGATGCACGCGCCCCTGGCCCGGCGGCTGGCCCGCGCCGGGTTCCGGGTGGTCACCCTCGACCTGCTCGGCCACGGCGACTCGGACCGGCCGACCGAGTCGTGGCTGTACTCGATGCCGTCGTTCGCCGAGCAGACCCTGGCCCTGCTGGACCACCTGGAGGTCTCCTCCGCCGTGATCGGCGGGACCTCGCTGGGGGCGAACGTCTCCCTGGAGGTCGCGGTGTCGGCGCCCGAGCGGTGCCTCGGGCTGATCGTCGAGATGCCGGTATTGGACAACGCGATCGTCGCGGGGCTGGTCACGTTCGCCCCGCTGCTGATGGCCGCCCGGTTCCTGCCGGTGACGGTGCAGGCGGTGGCGCTCGCGGCGTCCCTGGTCCCGCACGGCAACCAGTGGGTCGACGTCGTCACCGACACGCTCTCCCAGCGCCCGGCCCCGATGGCGGCCCTGCTGCACGGAGTCCTGTTCAGCCGGATCGCGCCGCCGAAGTCGGTCCGCCGCAAGATCACGACCCGCGCGCTGGTGATCGGCCACCAGGGTGACCCGATCCACCCGTTCGGCGACGCGGACACCCTCGCCGTCGACATGCCGGACGCGGAGTTCGTCCAGGCCCGCAGCCCGGTGGAGCTGAGGTTCGACCCGACCCGGCTGTCGGACGCGATCCGCGACTTCGCCGCGACCTGCTACGAGGACTGAGGCTGGGCCAGACCCGCGACCGGGCCGATCACGATCACCGCGGGCGGCCGGACTCCCGAAGCCGCCGCGTCGGTGACCACCGTGTCCAAAGTGGACCGCAGGGCGCGCTGGGTGCGCATCGTGCCGTCTTCGACGATCGCCACCGGGGTGTCGGCCGGGCGGCCGCCGTCCAGCAGGGCCTTGGCGAACTGCGGGAGCCGCTCGACGCCCATCATCAGCACGATCGTGCCGCGCATCCGCGCCAGCAGGTCCCAGTCGACCAGCGACCGGTCGTCCCCCGGGGCGACGTGACCCGAGACCACCACGACCTCGTGCGCGACGCCGCGGTGGGTCACCGGGACGTCCGCCACCGCGGGGACCGCGAACGCGCTCGTGATGCCCGGGACCATCGTCACCGGGACGCCGGCCTCGGCGCAGGCCAGCACCTCCTCGAAGCCGCGGCCGAACAGGTACGGGTCGCCGCCCTTGAGGCGGACGACGAACTTGCCATCCTTGGCCCGCTCGATGAGCGTGCTGTTGATGACGTCCTGGCTGGCCGCGCGGCCGTACGGGATCTTCGCCGCGTCGACGATCTCCACCTCGGGCGCGAGTTCGTCGAGCAGCTCGCGGGGCGCCAGGCGGTCGACGACCACGACGTCCGCGCGCGAGAGCAGCCGGCGGCCGCGGACGGTGATCAGTTCCGGGTCGCCGGGGCCGCCGCCGACCAGCGCGACGCCGGGGAGCGTGCCGTCCGGGTGCGGGCGGCGGCCGTCTTCGACCGTGCCCGCGTGCAGGCCGTCCAGGATCGAGTCCCGGACCGCCGCGGACCGCAGGGGCTCACCGCCCGAGAGCACGCCGAACAGCAGCCCGCCGTGGCGGCCGGACGCCGGGGTCACGGCGCTGCCGGACTCACCCTCGTCGGCGCGGACGCAGAACACGCGCTCGCGCTCGGCCTCGGCGCAGATCGCCGCGTTGACCTCGGCGTCGTCGGTGCAGGCCAGCGCGTACCACGCGTCGCGGAGGTCGCCCTCTTCGTAACGGCGTTCATGCCACACGAGCTCACCCGCGTCCACCATGCCCTGCACCGACGGCGTCGTGTGCGGGGACACCAGTTCCACGCGCGCGCCCGCGCGGATGAGCCGGGGCAGCCGGCGCTGGGCCACGGAACCGCCGCCGAACATCACGACGCGGCGGCCGGTCAGCTGGAGGCCGGAGAGGTAGTGCGGGTCGTCCATGGGCGGGAGTTTATTAAGGCACCGGCGCCGCACCAGCCAGGCGTGCGAAGAGTCACCGTTCGAGCAGGGCCAGCAGGTCGGTGTTGCCGAACATCTTCGCCGTGTCGAGCGCCGACGGCTGCCCCGCGCCCGGCTCGGCGCCGCCGTCGAGCAGGGCGCGCACGACGTCCGGCTCGTTCTTGAAGACGGCGCCCGCCAGCGGGCTCTGGCCGCGGTCGTTCTGACGGTTCGGGTCGGCGCCGCGTTCGATCAGGGCGGTCACCGTGTCGGCGTGGCCGTGGTAGGCGGCCAGCATGACCAGGGTGTCGCCGCTGTCGTTGGTGAGGTTGGCCGGGATTCCCCGGTCGACGTACGCGGCCAGCTCCGCGGTCCGGCCCTCGCGCGCGAACCTGAAGATCTTGGCCCACAGCGCCAGCATCTCCGGCGTGAACTCCTCGTCACTCATGGGGTGAGGCTCTCACGAAACCCGGAACACCGGCCCGCGCGCGGGGAACGGCAGCCGCGCGCCGCGGGGCACCAGGTACGCGTGCTCGCGCCGCGGCCGCACGTGGTCGCACCGCGCGTCGGTGATGATCAGGATCGGCCCGTCCGGTGGGAAGTCCGGCGCGCGCTGGAGCAGGTCGACGCCGGGCTGCAGGATCGTGCCACCGCGGCCGCGCACCTTGACGCGGCCGGCGATGTCCTCGACGGCGAGATACCCGGCGTCGTAGGCGACGGCGTCGCAGAACACCACCCGCGCGGCCGGGACGTCGCGGGCCATCGCGTAGGAGGCGATCGCGCCCAGCGCCTTGCCGAGCAGCTCGGCGTTCATCGAGCCGGACGTGTCCAGCACGACGCCGAAGGTGGCGCGCTTGTCCAGCTGCTCGGGCCGCACCTTGCCCGGGCGCGGGATGTCCGGCGTCGACGTCTGGCGGCGTGACGCCCGGGCGTAGCTGCGCACCGGCAGCTCGACGCGGACGTGCTCGTCGAACCAGCGTGCCAGCTGGGCGTCCCACGGCAGCGGCGGGTGCTCGAGGGCCCGGATCTCCTGCTCCAGCCCGGCCGGCAGCAGGCCGCGGCCCTGGTTGTGGTGGTATTCCAGCCCCTGGGTGAGCCCGCGGCGGTAGAACTCGTCGAGGTCGACGCCGTGGACGCGGTCCGTCCACGGCATGGGCCGGGGCTCACCGCGGCGCGACGACCGGCGCTGCGCGGCGTCGGGCTCGGACAGCCAGCCGCCCAGGACGTCCCCGGCCTCGCGGCCACCGAGAGTCTGCAGCTTGCGGGCGCGCCGGAGGTCGGTCGTGAGCGTGTCGTACACCGACTCGGCCGACAGGCCGGTCAGCTGCGGGTCGTGCAGCGTGCCCTCGGGCAGTTCGCCGACGGCCATCGCGACCAGCCAGCCGTTGATCACGTAGTCGCAGGCGACGTTCCACAGGTACGGGTCGCGCCCGAGCGCGCGGCGGTCGTGGCGCAGCGCGGCGTGCAGCATCTCGTGCGCCAGCACGAACCGCCATTCCGGCGCGGTCAGGGCCGCGTGCGGGTTGACGTAGATCTCGCCGTGCTCGGCGTCGACCGCGGCCACGGCGATGTCCCAGGCCCGGACGACCTCGGCGTCGGCGATCAGGGTGAAGCCCGCGGCCAGCGCGCCGAGCAGCGGGAACGACGAGACGAACCACTCCAGCGCGCGGTCCCACTCCCCCAGCGTCCGCCGGTGGCGGGTCTGCCCGCGCGCGTCCGCGGCGCGTTCCATCGCGTCGGTGGCCGACGCGATCAGCCCGCGGGCGAACCGCTCGGTCCACGGCTCGGGCTTCCCGTTGTATCGGAGGTGCCAGCGGCTCGGCGGTGGTCCGAGCCGCAGGCACGGCCGCGCGCCGCCGGTGCCGAGCCCCGTGAACGGCCCGGGGACGCCGGTTTCGCGCCACGCGCGGGTCAAGGAGAACTCGTCGCCACCCGGGAGTTCCGGGAGCAGCACGATGGGTTCGCCGACGTGGACCGCCTCGGCGAACCGGTGGACGGCCACACAGCACGCGGCGCCGTACGACGCGTCGATCTCCCGGACGGGGGTGACGGTCTCGGCGTCGGTCAGCGTCTCTTCGTCGAGGTGGCCGAGGCCGAGGTGCAGCAGCAGGTGCGCGAACACCCACGCCCACTCCGCGGGCACGGCGTCGCGGGCGCGGTTGGCCGTGATCACCCCGCGGTCGCTGACGACGGCCCAGCCGCCGACGCCGGTCAGGCTCTCCTTGTCGAGGCTCGCACCGCGCGTCAGGTGGTCGAGCACGGTGTGCTCGCGGGCCAGGGCCCAGCCGGCGTCGATCGCCTTGGCCCGCCGTTCGCGGCGCTTGGCCTCGGCCTGCGCGCCGCTCACGCGCGCGCGTCCACGAGCCGGGGCAGGTCGCGGGCGGCCTCGACGAGGAACCACGACGGCAGCCGAGGGTGGCCCGCCTCGTCGTCGGCGATGACCAGCTGGGCCATCTCGAGGGAGATCTCGGCCAGCTCGACGAGCAGGCTCTTCGCGCGGAACGCGAACTGGCGCACCGCGGCCGACGCGTGCCGCTTGTCCGCGGGCAGGTCCTTGACCAGCCGCGCGCGGAACGTCTCGGCGAGGAAGTACAGCAGGTCCCGGTCGCCGGGCTCGGCGGGCCAGCGGGCGTCCCCCTTGACGATGGCTTCGAGGTCGAAGGCGTGCCGGGCCACCTTGAGGTACGCGCGGAACGAGCCGGCGTGCTGCGGGGTGAGCGTGGCGTAGGCCAGCAGCGCGATCGTCTCGTCGTCGGCGGCGTCGCCGTACGAGTGCAGCAGGTCCGACAGCATGTGCCAGGACCGCGGCGTCGAGAAGGGCTCTTCGGTCTTCGGCGGCGGGCTCCACAGGTGGTCCGGGCGCTGGGTCAGGTACTCGACGACCGAAGGGTGGATGTCGTGGCTCATCGCCCAGGTCAGCCAGTCGGCGGGCGAGGCGCGCAGGTGCACGTGGACGAGCCGGTTGACCAGCGCGGACGCCATCGGGCGCGCGAGGGCCTGGTCGGTGGCGCGGTTGCCGGCGCCGATCACGACCGAGCCCGCCGGCAGCTCGTACGAGCCGATGCGGCGGTCGAGGATGAGCGAGTAGAACGCCTTCTGGACGTCGGGCGCGGCGGCGTTCAGCTCGTCCAGGAACAAGCAGTACGGCTCGTCGCGGGCGATCTGCTCCGGCGGGCAGAACCGGCTGCGGCCGTCGACGATCTGCGGGACGCCGATCAGGTCCTCGGGCGCGAGCTGGGTGCCGAGCAGCGAGACGCAGTCGAGGCCGAGCGACGCCGCGAATTCCCGGACCAGGGAAGACTTCCCGATGCCCGGCGCGCCCCACAGGAACACCGGCCGCACGACGGCGGCGGTGAGCAGGACTTCGGGCAGCTGGGCGGGCGTGACCGTGAGCTGGGCGTGCACGTGCGGACCTCCTGGTGTCAGGACATCCGGTGCGACGCCCCCTTTCGCAGGCTCATGATCGCGCGCCCGCCCAGCCGCGCGCACCTGGTTTTCAGCTGGCGCGTCCCGCTGCCGGATACGGCAGCAGGGCCATCTCCCGCGCGTTCTTGATCGCCGTGGCGACCTGTTTCTGTTGCTGCGGCGTCAACCCCGTCACCCGGCGGGCCCGGATCTTGCCGCGGTCGGAGACGAACTTCCGCAGCAGGTCGACGTCCTTCCAGTCGACAAGCGTGATCCGGTGGGCGTGCAGCAAGTTCACCTTGCGCTTGACCGGGCGGTCCCGGGTCGGCTTCGGCATCCGGCTCACCAGCTCGACTTCGTGACGCCGGGCAGCTCACCGTGGTGGGCGGCCTGGCGCATCTTCACCCGTGACAGCCCGAACTTGCGCAGGTACCCGCGCGGGCGGCCGTCGGCCGTGTCCCGGTTGCGGATCCGCGTCGGGCTCGCGTCGCGCGGCAGCTTCTGCAGCGCGACGACCGCCGCTCCCTTGTCCTCGGCGGACGCCGACGGCGAGGCGATGACGGCCTTCAGCGCTCGACGGCGTTCGACGTACCGCGCCGCGATCACCTTTCGCTGCTCGTTCTTCGCGATCTTCGACTTCTTCGCCATCAGCGCTCTTCCTTGAACTCGACGTGCTCGCGCGCGACCGGGTCGTACTTGCGCAGGACCATCCGGTCCGGGTTGTTGCGGCGGTTCTTCTTCGTGACGTACGTGTAGCCGGTCCCCGCGGTCGACCGCAGCTTGACGACCGGCCGGATGTCGGTGCTCTTCGCCATCAGAACTTCATCCCTTTCGCCTTCAGTTCGGCCACGACGGCCTCGATCCCGCGCTTGTCGATCGTCTTCATCCCCTTGACGGAGACGCGCAGCCGCACCCAGCGGCGCTCGCCGGGCACGAAGTAGCGGCGGTTCTGCAGGTTCGGTTCCCAGCGCCGGGACGTGCGGCGGTGCGAGTGCGAGACCTGCTTGCCGTACCCCGGCTTGCGGCCGGTGACCTGGCACACGGCGGACACGGACCCTCCCAAGTTGATAGTGGTTGTCGTTTTCATCTACTCTACGCACCGTACCCGGCCCGTATTCCTGGAGCTCTTGTGACCCCTGATCCCCGCGTCCCGCTCGTCCTCGTCAGCGGCCTCGCCCCGGGCGCGAACGCCACGCTCGCCGAGCTGCTGCGCGTCGCCGAGCCCGGGACCGCCGTCGTCCACCACGACCTGCGCGACATCCACTCCGGCGTCGTCCGCCGCCGCCTGCGGCTCGAGCAGCGCGACCAGCTGACCGTCCTCGAACTGGCGCACGGCTGCGTGTCCTGCACCCTGCGCGAGGACCTGCTCCCGCTGCTGCGGCACCTCGCCCGGATGCCGCAGGTGCGGCGGATCGTCGTCCGGCTCGACGAGGCCATGGAGCCCGAGCCGGTGAGCTGGGCGATCCGCAACGTCCTGGTCGGCGACCACCCGGTGCACGACGACGTCGACCTGCGCGCCGTGCTCACGGTCGTCGACTGCGCGACCTGGCTCGCCGACGCGACCGGCGACGACGCCCTGGCCGAGCGCAACCTGCAGGCCAGCCCGGAGGACGACCGGACCGTCGCCCAGGTGGCGCTCTCCCAGGTCGAGTTCGCCGACGTCCTCGTGCTGGCCGGCGCGGCGACCGACGCGTGGGGCGCGGCCAAGGCGTCCGCCGTCCTCGACCGCGTCGCGCCGTCGACCCCGCGGGTCGAGCTGAGCCGGGTGGACGGGCACAGCGTGCTCGACGCCGTCCCGGCCGGCGCGCGCCGCGGCGAGGTCACCGACATGCACGGCGCCCTGCTGCGCGGCCAGCCGCCGCTGCACGCGGATTGCGGCATCGGGCTGGTCACCTTCACCGCCGAGCGGCCGTTCCACCCGCAGCGGCTGCACGACGCGCTCGACGTCCTGCTCGACGGCGTCGTCCGCACCCGCGGCCGCGCTTGGGTGGCCAGCCAGCCGGACGTCGCGTTCTGGATCGAGTCGGCCGGCGGCGGGCTCGGCATCGGGCACGCCGGGCCGTGGCTCGCCTCGCCGGAGGGTCCGGAGTGGACGGACGTCTCCCCCGAGCGCCGCACCCTGGCGTCCCTGCGCTGGCACCCCGTGCACGGCGACCGCGCGCAGGAGCTGGTCGTGGTGACGGACCAGACAACGCCCGACGAGATCGACGCGGCCCTGCGCGGCGCTCTACTGACCGACGAGGAACTGAGAGCCGGCCCCGAGGCGTGGGAGCGCTATCCCGATCCGTTCGGCGACTGGCACGAAGAACCCTGCGAAGACACCGAAACCGACCCGGCGCGGCACGACGCGACCGCGGCGAACCGAAAGGAAGACCAGTGAAACCAGGCATCCACCCCGACTACCACCCCGTGGTCTTCAAGGACTCGTCCACCGGCGACGCGTTCCTGACCCGCTCCACCGCCACGTCGGACAAGACGATCGAGTGGTCCGACGGGCAGACGTACCCGCTGGTGCAGGTCGACATCAGCTCGTGGTCGCACCCGTTCTGGACCGGCACCCAGCGGATCATGGACAGCGCCGGCCAGGTCGAGAAGTTCCACCGCCGTTACGGGAAGCGGGGTACGCGCTGATGGCCGTCCCCAAGCGCAGGAAGTCGCGCAGCAACACCCGTGCCCGGCGGTCGCAGTGGAAAGCCGCGGTCCCGGATCTGGTGCCGATCAAGGTCGACGGCGAGACGCAGCTCGTCCCCCGCCGGCTGATCCGCCACTTCCACTCGTGAGCGTCCCGGTCACCGTGCTCTCGGGCTTCCTGGGAGCGGGCAAGACGACGTTGCTCAACCACATCCTCGCCAACCGCGAGGGCCTGCGGGTCGCGGTGATCGTCAACGACATGAGCGAGGTGAACATCGACGCCGCGCTCGTGCGCTCGCAGGAGCGTCTGGTGGAACTGACCAACGGGTGCATCTGTTGCACCCTGCGGGAGGACCTCCTGGAGGAGGTGGCAGCGCTCTGCGCGGACGACCGCTTCGACCACGTGCTCATCGAGTCGAGCGGGATCTCCGAGCCGATGCCGGTGGCCGCGACGTTCACGTTCCTGGACGCCCTCGCTCGCCTGGACACCATGGTGACAGTGGTGGACGCGGCGAACTTCGCCCGGGAACTGGCGGCCGGAGACTCCCTCGTGGAGCGCCGGCTGGACCAGTACCCGGGCGACGAGCGGACGGTGAGCGACCTGCTGATGGACCAGGTCGAGTTCGCGGATGTGCTGCTGCTGAACAAGACCGACCTCGTCTCACCGGACGACGCGGCGCTGCTGGTCGCGGTGCTCCGGCGGCTCAACCCGGCGGCCGACGTCGTGACCGGCAGCTTCGGGAAGGTGCCGCTGGAGCGGGTGTTCGGCACGGGCCGCTACGACGTCCTGCGCGCACAGGAGGCGCCGGGCTGGGTCGCCGAGCTGAACGGCGACCACGTGCCGGAGACCGAGGAGTACGGCATCTCGAGCGTCGTGTTCCGCGCGTCCCGGGCCTTCGACCCGGCGCGCCTGTGGGACTTCGTCGCCCGGCGGCTGGACTCCGGCGAGTTCGGGACGGTGTTGCGTTCCAAGGGGTTCTTCACGCTGGCGTCCCGGCCCGGGGTGACCGGGCTCTGGTCCCAAGCTGGGACGGTGGCGCGGTTCGAGCCGCAAGGCGTGGCGGAGGAGCCGCGGCAGGAACTGGTGTTCATCGGCGTCGACCTGGCGGGTGAGGCGCTGCTGGGCGCGCTGCGGGCGTGCCTGGGTGACGTCGCGAGCGGCCCGGACCCGTTCCCGGACTGGGAACCCCTCCACGGCCACTGAGCCGGTCTGCCGCGGCTTGTCGTGAGTGTTTAGGGCGGTTCTAACCGCCCTGAACACTCACGACGGGACGGGCGCGGCGGGTGCGTCAGTGGTCGTCGTAGTGGTCTTCGTGCGGCGCGTGGCGGTGGCCGTCGTGGAGGTAGTCGACGTGCTCGCCGTGCGGGACCGCGACGTGGCCGCAGCCTTCGCCGTGGGTGTGGTCGTGGCCCGCGTGCGGGACGTGGCCGGCGATCTCGCACTCGTCGAAGTGCCCGTCGTGCGCGCGGTGCAGGTGCCCCTCGTGCGCGTAGTCCACGTGGTCGCCGTGCGGGACCGCCGCGTGGCCGCAGCCTTCGCCGTGGACGTGGTCGTGGCCTGCGTGCTCGACGTGCGGGATGGTCATCGGGCGTTCCTCCGGTGATGCGCTCTGCTGCATATGTCCACTTCGGACGCTAACACCGGGTGACCGCGCCGACCGGGCGAAAGCTCCCACCTCACCCGATAGGTCCGAGTTGATCAACCCAGGTTTATCAGTCTAGGTTGACGAATGTGACGGACGAGGAGCTGCTCCAGGCGAGCACCGACCTGCGCGTCGCCCTGGGCCGGCTGGTCCGGCGGCTGCGCCAGGGGTACGTCGTCGGCGAACTGACCCTGCCCGAACGTTCGGTGCTCTCGCGGCTCGACCGGGAAGGCCCGGCCACGCCGGGGTGCCTCGCCGACCTCGAACGGGTCAAGCCGCAGGCCATGGGCGTGACGCTCGCCGGGCTGGTCGAGCGCGGGCTCGTCGTGCGCCGCAAGGACGACAGCGACGGCCGCAAGGTCCTCATGTCGGTGACCGACGCCGGCGTCCAGCTGCTCACCGACCGGCGGTCGGTGACCACCGAGCGGATGGCCACCGCGCTGGCCGAGCGGTTCACCCCGGCCGAGCAGCGCAAGCTGATCGCGGCGATCCCGCTGGTCGAGCGGCTGGCGGACGCCCTGTGACGGGCACCGGAACGCCGAACCGCTACAAGTGGGTCGCGCTCTCCAACACCACGCTCGGCGTGCTGATGTCGGCGCTCGACGGCTCGATCGTGATCATCTCGCTGCCCGCGATCTTCCGCGGCATCGGC is a window from the Amycolatopsis sp. NBC_00355 genome containing:
- a CDS encoding crotonase/enoyl-CoA hydratase family protein, whose translation is MTATADNLPGLVSLKVDIEGHVAEVTLLGPSKGNAMGPDFWRELPLVMGALDADPQVRAVVLTGSGAHFSYGLDLPAMMGGWAPLLAGDALAGPRSEFHTEVRRLQAAVSSIAECRKPVIAAVSGWCIGGGVDVVTAADIRLASADAKFSVREVRVAIVADIGSLQRLAPIIGEGHVRELALTGKDIDAARAEKIGLVNDVYPDQDALLKAARELAGEIAANPPLVVQGTKQVLAANTERQVADGLRYVAAWNSAFLPSKDLGEAVQAFMERRKPEFTGE
- the rpmG gene encoding 50S ribosomal protein L33, translated to MAKSTDIRPVVKLRSTAGTGYTYVTKKNRRNNPDRMVLRKYDPVAREHVEFKEER
- a CDS encoding alpha/beta fold hydrolase encodes the protein MSPASSATLIEPEPPAPPARRASRPIELTGSFDHEGHRLWYTEFGSGDKVVVLTHGIMLTRRMHAPLARRLARAGFRVVTLDLLGHGDSDRPTESWLYSMPSFAEQTLALLDHLEVSSAVIGGTSLGANVSLEVAVSAPERCLGLIVEMPVLDNAIVAGLVTFAPLLMAARFLPVTVQAVALAASLVPHGNQWVDVVTDTLSQRPAPMAALLHGVLFSRIAPPKSVRRKITTRALVIGHQGDPIHPFGDADTLAVDMPDAEFVQARSPVELRFDPTRLSDAIRDFAATCYED
- the rpmF gene encoding 50S ribosomal protein L32, with the protein product MAVPKRRKSRSNTRARRSQWKAAVPDLVPIKVDGETQLVPRRLIRHFHS
- the rpsN gene encoding 30S ribosomal protein S14, with protein sequence MAKKSKIAKNEQRKVIAARYVERRRALKAVIASPSASAEDKGAAVVALQKLPRDASPTRIRNRDTADGRPRGYLRKFGLSRVKMRQAAHHGELPGVTKSSW
- a CDS encoding type B 50S ribosomal protein L31 is translated as MKPGIHPDYHPVVFKDSSTGDAFLTRSTATSDKTIEWSDGQTYPLVQVDISSWSHPFWTGTQRIMDSAGQVEKFHRRYGKRGTR
- the mrf gene encoding ribosome hibernation factor-recruiting GTPase MRF, translated to MTPDPRVPLVLVSGLAPGANATLAELLRVAEPGTAVVHHDLRDIHSGVVRRRLRLEQRDQLTVLELAHGCVSCTLREDLLPLLRHLARMPQVRRIVVRLDEAMEPEPVSWAIRNVLVGDHPVHDDVDLRAVLTVVDCATWLADATGDDALAERNLQASPEDDRTVAQVALSQVEFADVLVLAGAATDAWGAAKASAVLDRVAPSTPRVELSRVDGHSVLDAVPAGARRGEVTDMHGALLRGQPPLHADCGIGLVTFTAERPFHPQRLHDALDVLLDGVVRTRGRAWVASQPDVAFWIESAGGGLGIGHAGPWLASPEGPEWTDVSPERRTLASLRWHPVHGDRAQELVVVTDQTTPDEIDAALRGALLTDEELRAGPEAWERYPDPFGDWHEEPCEDTETDPARHDATAANRKEDQ
- a CDS encoding GTP-binding protein; translated protein: MSVPVTVLSGFLGAGKTTLLNHILANREGLRVAVIVNDMSEVNIDAALVRSQERLVELTNGCICCTLREDLLEEVAALCADDRFDHVLIESSGISEPMPVAATFTFLDALARLDTMVTVVDAANFARELAAGDSLVERRLDQYPGDERTVSDLLMDQVEFADVLLLNKTDLVSPDDAALLVAVLRRLNPAADVVTGSFGKVPLERVFGTGRYDVLRAQEAPGWVAELNGDHVPETEEYGISSVVFRASRAFDPARLWDFVARRLDSGEFGTVLRSKGFFTLASRPGVTGLWSQAGTVARFEPQGVAEEPRQELVFIGVDLAGEALLGALRACLGDVASGPDPFPDWEPLHGH
- a CDS encoding ATP-binding protein translates to MHAQLTVTPAQLPEVLLTAAVVRPVFLWGAPGIGKSSLVREFAASLGLDCVSLLGTQLAPEDLIGVPQIVDGRSRFCPPEQIARDEPYCLFLDELNAAAPDVQKAFYSLILDRRIGSYELPAGSVVIGAGNRATDQALARPMASALVNRLVHVHLRASPADWLTWAMSHDIHPSVVEYLTQRPDHLWSPPPKTEEPFSTPRSWHMLSDLLHSYGDAADDETIALLAYATLTPQHAGSFRAYLKVARHAFDLEAIVKGDARWPAEPGDRDLLYFLAETFRARLVKDLPADKRHASAAVRQFAFRAKSLLVELAEISLEMAQLVIADDEAGHPRLPSWFLVEAARDLPRLVDARA
- the cobA gene encoding uroporphyrinogen-III C-methyltransferase, whose product is MDDPHYLSGLQLTGRRVVMFGGGSVAQRRLPRLIRAGARVELVSPHTTPSVQGMVDAGELVWHERRYEEGDLRDAWYALACTDDAEVNAAICAEAERERVFCVRADEGESGSAVTPASGRHGGLLFGVLSGGEPLRSAAVRDSILDGLHAGTVEDGRRPHPDGTLPGVALVGGGPGDPELITVRGRRLLSRADVVVVDRLAPRELLDELAPEVEIVDAAKIPYGRAASQDVINSTLIERAKDGKFVVRLKGGDPYLFGRGFEEVLACAEAGVPVTMVPGITSAFAVPAVADVPVTHRGVAHEVVVVSGHVAPGDDRSLVDWDLLARMRGTIVLMMGVERLPQFAKALLDGGRPADTPVAIVEDGTMRTQRALRSTLDTVVTDAAASGVRPPAVIVIGPVAGLAQPQSS
- a CDS encoding ankyrin repeat domain-containing protein, producing MSDEEFTPEMLALWAKIFRFAREGRTAELAAYVDRGIPANLTNDSGDTLVMLAAYHGHADTVTALIERGADPNRQNDRGQSPLAGAVFKNEPDVVRALLDGGAEPGAGQPSALDTAKMFGNTDLLALLER
- a CDS encoding vWA domain-containing protein — encoded protein: MSGAQAEAKRRERRAKAIDAGWALAREHTVLDHLTRGASLDKESLTGVGGWAVVSDRGVITANRARDAVPAEWAWVFAHLLLHLGLGHLDEETLTDAETVTPVREIDASYGAACCVAVHRFAEAVHVGEPIVLLPELPGGDEFSLTRAWRETGVPGPFTGLGTGGARPCLRLGPPPSRWHLRYNGKPEPWTERFARGLIASATDAMERAADARGQTRHRRTLGEWDRALEWFVSSFPLLGALAAGFTLIADAEVVRAWDIAVAAVDAEHGEIYVNPHAALTAPEWRFVLAHEMLHAALRHDRRALGRDPYLWNVACDYVINGWLVAMAVGELPEGTLHDPQLTGLSAESVYDTLTTDLRRARKLQTLGGREAGDVLGGWLSEPDAAQRRSSRRGEPRPMPWTDRVHGVDLDEFYRRGLTQGLEYHHNQGRGLLPAGLEQEIRALEHPPLPWDAQLARWFDEHVRVELPVRSYARASRRQTSTPDIPRPGKVRPEQLDKRATFGVVLDTSGSMNAELLGKALGAIASYAMARDVPAARVVFCDAVAYDAGYLAVEDIAGRVKVRGRGGTILQPGVDLLQRAPDFPPDGPILIITDARCDHVRPRREHAYLVPRGARLPFPARGPVFRVS
- the rpmB gene encoding 50S ribosomal protein L28, with the protein product MSAVCQVTGRKPGYGKQVSHSHRRTSRRWEPNLQNRRYFVPGERRWVRLRVSVKGMKTIDKRGIEAVVAELKAKGMKF
- the rpsR gene encoding 30S ribosomal protein S18, which translates into the protein MSRMPKPTRDRPVKRKVNLLHAHRITLVDWKDVDLLRKFVSDRGKIRARRVTGLTPQQQKQVATAIKNAREMALLPYPAAGRAS